The Lolium rigidum isolate FL_2022 chromosome 2, APGP_CSIRO_Lrig_0.1, whole genome shotgun sequence genomic interval CTTACTAAGAGAGCGCAAAATAGAGCAACAATGATGCTTGCAATGTATATAGCAGTGGCATATATGCGCACAGAATCAAGCATCATATCAAATTGTCTCTTCGGGCCTATAAGAAATGCTGTACTGTCAAACAAATGGTCCCAGCATTAGCTGACATGAAGAAAAAGTTAGAGACACGTCAAAAAGATAATCTAGATACGAAAGGTGCATGAACATTATAGACCACACATTGAGTGGCAAAGTAGTCTCTTAGATATTAAGGTGCTCATAAAGTCACGACTAAATCATGTAACACCTTGAAAAGAAAATAGTTATATCTATGCCAAAGTTAGACTGCATTAAGCACATAAACTTCTATAACTAGGTTAAGTTGCAAAACTAGAAAAATCACATTCTTCAAAGTGAgatgaagagtcgaggaaggttcTGCTTTTGCATCCAGACATCTATGTGAAAAGTGTAAACAAGTCCTTCAAATAAGGATCATGCTGATTTTACTGGTTATGGAAACATATAACTTAGTAGAAGAAAAAATTTAAAAGTCAGGAGATTCTCTGATAATAAAAAATGTTGTCCATAATCTCACATAAGGAAATAGAAGAAAAGATATCTGTTAGAACAAGGAAACATATAACTTCAAGAAACGGTGCAACAGACCTTCCGAGCGCCATCATATTGCCAAGTGTGAATGTAACCCCAAATTTCACAGGATGGAAGAAAACGATCATTGACTGCGATGACAGAAGAAAACTGCTAAATATAACGGAAGGTAAAAACTAACATTGCAGAATAAAAATGTAGGCAGACATAATACATAGAATCAGATTGCACTATCTGATGTTCCCCAACTCATGTGATGTGATGCAAGAATGTGATTATCATGATTAATACATCATGTGGTACAGTAATGTGTCATCGAATTAATTACAGAACTCTACAAGGGAAACATCATAATATGAGAAGGCTTACATACAGGTTCTCCTCTCCTAAAGGTGCTTAGGGAGCAGTATTAAGTATTCCTATGTAACATTTGTCCTGGCCAACAATTATAAGATTGATCATGCCAAATTATATTTTATCTATAAAAGATTTCTAGTCATAGACAGTTTTATCACAAATTAAAACCAGAGACAGCAGGTGATGGTGTGAAGCATATGAACCAAACGAGGTAAGGAACATCCGGCAAGGGTGAAGCATCAAATTGTTACTTAAAGGTGGATGAACCATTTACTACCCTACCTCACTTGACAGCATTCACGAAGCAACACCGAAAGAAAAAACATCAATGACAGCGGAGTTCCATGTGCGATAAGAGAAGGGGAAAGTGTGCATGAGAATGCTGTTAAGGCAGATAAGCTCACCAAGAAAGTGCACGTCAGACCAGCAGCCAAGCATATCGCGAAACCATACAGCCTCTGCACAAATAAGACCAAACAAGCGTGAATTTCAGTTCCACGACATAACCACCATACGCTCAGCAAGAGCAAATTAGCCATGATCTGGTAAACAGCATAGCCCGCATTGCTCGAACGGTTCTACCGCGACCTATCCTATACCATAATTTCTCGCTGGTCGGTCCCCTGAGAAGCCGCTAGTTAGCATCATCTTAGGTCAATAATCGGCTCGCGGGCAGATCTGGGCGAAGACGCCTCGGATCCGAGAGTATAGCGAGCACAGGAAGGCGggcgggagagggggaggaggCGGCTTATTGCCTGGGTTGTGTTGAGGGTGCAGTGCCGGTTGATGTCGTCGAAGAAGGACTGCTCCTcgggcggcggcagcgcggcctcctcgtcgacctccATGCCGACCAGCATCTTGGCCCGCTCCAGGGCGTCCCGCATCCTGTCCATGGTAGCTGCTGTGTAGCCTAGAGACTAGAGAGCTCGGCGGGCGGGCGCGTGGCCGGTGGGTGAAGGCGGATGCGGGAGAATCCCACCGTCCGGCGAAGAAGATAGATGGCAGTTGGTTTGGGAATTCAGGTACTTCCTGACAGTACTAGTCGCAGGAGGAAGATGGAGTAGTAGTGTACTGGGAGACTGGGCTAGATTGGTGATGGGCTTGTTAAAAAAAAGATTGGTGATGGGCCGGCCATGTCGTATGTATCTCATCGGGCCTAATATTGTGTTCGCCAAAATATCCACTTTTCTTGAAACGCCAAAATATCCACTTAAGCAATGGAGAGATAACCCTAAACAAAAGCAATGGAGAGATCATAGCTcagaaaaagaagaagcaaaCTTTCCTAAATCCTAACGTCTGAGGGATTCTCACATGGGTTCATTCGTATACTGGATATACATAAGGTATATGATCGTGTTAAAAGGTGTTTTTTTAGAGAAATGATGCTTAAGTTGGGATTTGGCAAATGATGGGTAAAATTAATTATGGCTTATGTATCTTCGGTAATATACAAGTTTCACGAATGTTTCACATCTTCAAGAAGGATTCGCCAAGGTGATCCTCAGGCCTTGTCATGAATGCTTAATCAAGCTGAGCACACATGGTCACTCCTAGGTGTAAAAGTGTGACGGGAGGCACCTATGATTTATCACCTTTTGTTCGTAGATGATTTGCTTATTTTGATGGAGGAGAATGCAAAACAAATGAAAGAAAAATCTTGATGCTTACTGTGCTAGCTTGGACCAAATATAAATGCGGCTAAATGCATCCTATATTTCAGCCCTAATATTGTGGTTAATAGTAGAGTGAAGGTGTCTGAAGAGTTGTGAGTTAGAGTATTTAAATGATCGTGATCTTGATTTTCCTTTCATGGTGGGTGCGCATAGGGTTGATAATTTGATATCTTATTGAATGAGTACACACACTCATTAGTGGTGGCAAGGAGAAAATCATATCCATGGGAGGAAAGGAAATGCTTATTAATGCGGTTGCTCATGCCATATAGATATTTGTGATATTTAAAACTGCAATGTTAGCAAAGAAAAGTCGGAGATTGATGGAGTGGCCGGATTCTCTGTGTGCAAGAGTGCTTTATGCTGAATATTATctagactagttgaatgcccgtgcgttgctacggtctttATTTTTTCTTGCAATTCATATTATTTGAAGTACATTTAGATAATTGGTACAGTTtagtttgaatatgaaataaataATGGTGGCAAAGCCCGGATATGAGCAAGCCCCGGGAAAAATAGAACACACATTAGGTATCTCGAAAAAATAGGCAATCCTTGTTGGCTTACTTGTGTACTCAATCAATAAGAATCTAAAATAAATGGATAGTTATCCAATAGAATCAATTAAACATGGAAAAACAAAAGACATTAGGAAATGGATTTTCAGTAGTACTACCAAATAAATTATTTGGATTCTCTTTGGCTGATCTAATTCTTCGAAGCCACAAATGGTTCTAGTGGCAATTTTATAGTAAAAAGTGGGTAGTGGTTATTTCTTTGGAGTGTGTTTTTTAAGATATTGTGTATCCATCTTTTAAGTATTGAAGCTTAAAAAGGTGTTACTGTAGGAGAATCCTAAAGTTTTTTGCGCGTGCGTTTTTTAAGCCATTGTGTATCTATCTTTTAAATGGTTCCATCCTTGGAATATGCTTTTTGTGGCGATGTGTATCTACCTTTTAATTGGTAAAGCTTTAAAAGAGAAGTCTTCCTGAAGTTAATGTACGAGAACCCTAAAATTCTTCGTAGTTGTTTTTTGAACAATTTCTTCCGTGTGCTCTGTTTGATGATTCCACGAGCCGGCCTCAATTTTCTCTGTACTAATTAGCGCCTTTCGCTTCATCTTCAGTTTGTTACTACACTAAATTCCGTTATGTATTAGAAACCATAAATTGTCACTACGCACAAAAATCATATTTTAGCACTGCATAGAGTAACTACATTAGCAATAAAAATAGAAACATGGACAAAAAGTTAAGGGTGATCTTGAGAGTAGTACATAAACATAGTACAAATACGGTGCTAACAGGTTGTAAAAAATGATACATAAACTATCGACGGTAATCTAACACTGGATAGTTGCGGCCACACTCTGCAAGGATTTGATGTTAATTCCTCAGGCGCGGACTGTCTGGCATCTCAGAGCATTTAGAGTTAGCTTCAGCAAACACTTGTAACTGCCATTGGCAAACTTTTGGAACTGATTGCTTGACCATGGACCTGCCCCTGCATTAAAATTCAAACAATCAGCTCCTACTATGTGCACACGATTGGCAAATAATGTGGTAAGAATTTCATAAAACTCATCGGAATAGAATCTACTCAAAAAACACAGCATCATTCGCGCAAGCAGTAGGACATGGTTCGCAGAGCAAACATATATGCGCGACAACAACGAAACTAACAGCAAGATCATATTCTGTAAGGGGAAAGAAACCAAAAAGTGGAGTAGTATATACATATAGTAACCAAAGGGGAGAATAAATTTACTGAATGCACAGTAAACAAAGAAGGGTAAGCAACACAAACAAATCGTAATGGAAAGTCAAAAATAGAAACAACTCAGAAGTcggaaaccagaaaaatcataaaCCAAGGCAGCGAGAGAAACATCAGATGAATGAGGCAAACGAACATTAGGAGATGGAATAGAACAATCAAGCTCCGAAGAACAAACATGCAAGATAGGCGTCCAAGAGCTGGGCCCAGACAAATGGGACTGCAGACCACGGCTCATATTAGACCTTTCAAGAGCACCGTCATCGTCATCAGAATCATCACCCATTAGTGGCCAACAAAAAAAAACGTGGACAATTGGATGTCATAGACTCCCTCCGATCGGATTTAATTGACATTGGCACCAAGAACGTACATGCACGTAGGCAAGTCACTCCCGTGCCGACTAAATGTGATCTGAGGTAGTAGAACCTACTACTATTGCAGACCCTAGATGTCATGTCACACTTCTAACTTTGGATTGTAATCTCACATTTGAATAATTTCAAGGAATAAGTAAAAAAGGCGGGTTGCAAGCCAAAGCTTGTATCACCACAACATTCGGTAAAACCACACATTTATACTTCTTTAGTTCATAGAACTAATAAATAGGCAAGGCCTCATGGCCAAAGATATAGCAGCAGAATATAATTCTAGATAGTGTAAGCAAGATACATAGTTGATGCTTAGACCTCTTATCTTGTATGGCGCAATAAACTACCAGGAATGCAAATGCAAAATTAGCACACTATATTAAACATTAAACATGTATCTCTGTTATTCTACTATCTGTACAACGGATGCATCACCAATTATTTATCAGGAGACGTAAGGTGCTCATATGTTGCATATAAACCTCCAATACTGCCATGTCTTACGTGCACGCATCAGTGATTATTTCCATAATACCCTGAGTCAGTTCTGAAGATTGGAGACTGATTTCAGCCATACCTATCGTGTTTGCTTAAACTGTTTTCTCCCACCTCCAGGCACCATCACCTGTCAAAGCATTTTACCAATATTGTCAGAAAAATTAATATGTCGGCAGGAGAAGAAATAAACAGTGGAGCTCACCTTGGAAGGAGAAACAGCTCGGCGAGGTGGTCGCCGAAACTCATCAGCAGCACCTCTGGGTGGACGCCGACTAAATCACCTCGGGAAGGTGATCATAACTCATAAGTTCATCATCTGTGCCTCCTCGCTCGTTATTTCGCACCTCGGAGACCTCCTTCGATTGCGCCCCTCCCGGCGGCCGCAGCCATAGCCGAGAGCCACCATCGCCTCGCCTTTGTCGTCCTGTCGGCCTGGAGCTCCGCCACCTACCCCGGCCTCGGCCTCGGTTTGCTTTCCCACTCCCTCGGCTCGTCGCCATGGTGCGGCCAACCACAGGAGCAAGCGCGACCATGGTGGGCGTCCGGCAGGCGCCTATGATCCGACGTGTTCGTCGTTTGTGGGGTGCTCCGCGGTGGCCAGGAGGAAGAAAAGCGGAGCATGGGCACCTAAGCGCCTAAGGCCATGCTTAGGTTTCCTGGTGGGTTGGAGAAACAAATCCAAAATCTACCTCATATCTTGCTAAAAATTTGCTCTCATTATCATTTGCCAAAAGCTGGCTTAATCAATCAAATCTCATTGACTCATTCCCGTGGGCACAACATCCCTGGCACACGTGGATTTGATTTGATTGGGTTGGTAAAGGTTTATGATAATGAGAGACATTTTTGGCAAGCGTTTTGTCAGGATGGGAGAATTTTTTTGGCAAGTATTGCGCGACGTGCAATCTGTTTTTGATATCGTGATTACCTTATTTGATATCCTCATACCGTGTATTAATTACCTTGATTGTGATTGATATATAAATTTGGCAGTCAAAAGTACAAAGTTCAAAGTGGAGGTaatatataatagtaaagattgatTGAGCATGCGTTTTCTGAATGGGTATGTTTCCTTATGACCGTGATTTGTAAATATCCCTAATTGATGGTGAATCGGTTTGTTTCCTTACGCGTGTGTGATTAGCGCTGGATGTGATGATGAACGGTTGGGATCTTtcgaatgtttgatgtcaaagtgataccatccccaactccaatataatagtaaagataattacCTTGATTGTGATTGATATATAAATTTGGCAGTCAAAAGTACAAAGTGCAAAGTGGACGTaacatataatagtaaagattgatTGAGCATGCGTTTTCTGAATGGGTATGTTTCCTTATGACCGTGATTTGTAAATATCCCTAACTGATGGTGAATCGGTTTGTTTCCTTACGCGTGTGTGATTAGCGCTGGATGTGTGATTAGCGCTGGATGTGATGATGAACGGTTGGGATCTTtcgaatgtttgatgtcaaagtgataccatccccaactccaatataatagtaaagatgatGAACGGTTGGGATCTTtcgaatgtttgatgtcaaagtgataccatccccaactccaatataatagtaaagataatagtaaagataattacCTTGATTGTGATTGATATATAAATTTGGCAGTCAAAAGTACAAAGTGCAAAGTGGACGTaacatataatagtaaagattgatTGAGCATGTGTTTTCTGAATGGGTATGTTTCCTTATGACCGTGATTTGTAAATATCCCTAATTGATGGTGAATCGGTTTGTTTCCTTACGCATGTGTGATTAGCGCTGGATGTGTGATTAGCACTGGATGTGTGATTAGCGCTGGATGTGATGATGAACGGTTGGGATCTTtcgaatgtttgatgtcaaagtgataccatccccaactccaatataatagtaaagatgacTGTGATTTGTAAATATCCCTAATTGATGGTGAATCGGTTTGTTTCCTTACGCGTGTGTGATTAGCGCTGGATGTGTGATTAGCGCTGGATGTGATGATGAACGGTTGGGATCTTtcgaatgtttgatgtcaaagtgataccatccccaactccaatataatagtaaagatgatTGATATATAAATTTGGCAGTCAAAAGTACAAAGTGCAAAGTGGACGTaacatataatagtaaagattgatTGAGCATGCGTTTTCTGAATGGGTATGTTTACTTATGACCGTGATTTGTAAATATCCCTAATTGATGGTGAATCGGTTTGTTTCCTTACGCGTGTGTGATTAGCGCTGGATGTGATGATGAACGGTTGGGATCTTtcgaatgtttgatgtcaaagtgataccatccccaactccaatataatagtaaagatgacCGTGATTTGTAAATATCCCTAATTGATGGTGAATCGGTTTGTTTCCTTACGCGTGTGTGATTAGCGCTGGATGTGTGATTAGCGCTGGATGTGATGATGAACGGTTGGGATCTTtcgaatgtttgatgtcaaagtgatatcatccccaactccaatataatagtaaagatagtaaTCTTATGAATGCAAAACTTAAAAGTGGGAGCTCTTTTACTTTCCATAGTGTTATATATGGAACTCAAACATTTTTTTGTGAAAAAGACGatcatctattaataatcatcaacaatacAAAGAAGAACACCAAAAGTAATAAAATAACAAATAGGTCATTGTACCACCTAACGAAGACTACGAATAGTGGAGCAAGCCGAAGGCGCACTACCGTCCTCACCCTCAATCACCCAA includes:
- the LOC124687338 gene encoding vesicle transport protein SFT2B-like is translated as MDRMRDALERAKMLVGMEVDEEAALPPPEEQSFFDDINRHCTLNTTQRLYGFAICLAAGLTCTFLSMIVFFHPVKFGVTFTLGNMMALGSTAFLIGPKRQFDMMLDSVRIYATAIYIASIIVALFCALLVHSKVLTLLAIILEFGALVWYSLSYIPFARSVVSKVMASCFDTEF